The following nucleotide sequence is from Trifolium pratense cultivar HEN17-A07 linkage group LG2, ARS_RC_1.1, whole genome shotgun sequence.
ATCTTAAGACGTTCAGGTGACATTCACAGTGAGAATGTGAGAAGGGACAAGGATAAGGCTCAATGTTTTGATTTCTCACGTAGAAAGTGCTATCGTGGAGCATTATGTAGGTTCTCTCATCATGAACCTGACAAGAATGCTACATCAAGGCGCTCTAGGAATAAACATGATCTGGAACCTTATTCTCGTGAAAAAAGTTCTAGGATTAATGAGGGAGTGAAGAGTATATCTTCTTCTAAAGTGTCAGATTATGAGCATGATGGAGTCAGAATTCAGGACATAGATCGTCACCAGAATATAACTGGCCAGGAAGTAGTGCCAAAAATGGAAGATTCTGAGGGTCGGGCTGTTGTGTCTACTACCTTTGATCAATCGGTTAATTGCAATCCAAGCTCTGAAGGTGTCATAGAGGTTTCTCCTAAGGTGCAGGAAACCTTGGTAGTTAGAGAAAAGCCAAAGACTTCAATACATAATAATGATAGTTCTCAGAATGCAGTAAATTCTCATCAGCAGCACTTGGTTGATGACTTTCAGCTTGAAGCTTTAAGCAGTGCTGATGCTGCTAAAGAATCTATTCCCTCGGAAGTTAGTTCATTTGTTCAGCAACTACAATCCAATGTTTCTGTTGATGTTCGAGAACATTCTGGTGCTACATCTAAAGACATTATTCCTTCAGAAGATGGTTCATCTGTTGAGAAACTACAGTCCAATGTTTCTGCTGAAGTTCCCGATCATTCTGGTTACCCTTCTCAGCTTCTAAATGCGGCCTGCGTGAATGATTTGTCATCCGATAAAAGATCAATGATTTCTGCTAATGAGGTTTCTGATAGTGAACCTTTACCATGTATGTTACCAGATACACAACTACAGTCAGTCACTAGTTCTGTTGGTCCATCAGATCATCCTTCATTGCATTCTCAGGCTTCTAAAGAGTTACCTCCACAAAGTGTTTCATCGGTGGAATTTCCACTTCATACTCACCCATTGCCTGCTTTTGTTGGTTCACATTCCCAGGGTGAAAATGCTGTGCATATGCCACAAATTCCAAGGCAATATGGTGTGATGCAGCAAAATGCATTCTTTCCTTTCCAGTCCACTGCCAGAGAAAACTTTGAACCTTACCCAGCTCCATTACAGACATCAAATTCTCATTTCAGTGGACCACCTCATAGCTCTTGGACATCCTTgccgccaccaccaccaccaccatcacatGCGATGTATAATACCAGTTCAAACATGGGAGTTGCAAAATCATTCATTTCTTCAGAATTTAATCAGAATCAACTGCATTCAAGAACTGACTATGTTTCTCAGACTTCCATGATTCCCGGGTTACCAACTCATTCTCAAAGTTCAAAATTTGAGGATCAAGTTTACCCTCCAATGCAGGATCATTCACGAACTTTCATGCGCACAGAATCTTTCTCTCCCAAGCAACTTCATCAGGGGAACCCGGCATACCAATCGCTTTCAAGCTCCACATCTTTTGGCGGCCTGCATCATCAACCAAAACATTTTTCTTGGGAGTCAGATGTGAACAGACCACAGCCTCCTTTGGGCAGCAGGTTGCCTCCTGAAGGACATTTCAGCACGTCATCCCTCACTCTTCCATTAtcacagcagcagcagcaatcAGTTCATAAATTACAATATACTTCATCTGATGTTAATTTGGCTGGACCTGGAGGGACTGCTACTGTATCCAGATATCCACCAGATGTTCCTGATAGCAATCATTCAACGTCTCTTCCGACTTTTGGAGCATCAAGAGCTTCTGCCCACTATAATCCTTATGCATCAACCTTTGAGCAGCCACTAAGTTCAAAACTCAGTTCAAGCTTTTTACAGCAAGAAAATGATATAGTTTACGGTAACAATTATGGTCCTTCTAGATATAGCGAAGGGGATGTTGTTGGATCAAGAGAGACAGCATCGCCAAAACCAGCAAGAGCTGTTGGTCAGATCTTGCCAGGGCCTGGTGAACAATATGATCCACTTTTTGACAGCATTGAACCATCGTCCTCTttgaagaaatttgattttgagCAGGAGCAGGAAGTTGCAGGTGAATCCAATATCAGCCTAAGACCTAAAAGTTCTCATATGTCTTTGGATGCCAAAGAGAAGAAGCATGGGAAGGTTGGGGCTGTTGCCTCTACCAGTTCTCTAAATAATGATGAATATGGTGAAACAGCAGATGCTGAGGTGGGTGCTGTTGAAAATGAGAGCCTAAGTAATGATATGGATGATGCTAACATGTCTCCGGGGAAGGATGAAATTAATCAGATAAAATCTCCagggaaaagaaagaagagCAAGGATTCCAGATCAATGAAATTATTCAAAGTTTCCATTGCAAACTTTGTGAAGGAGGTTTTGAAACCATCATGGAGACAGGGTAATATGAGTAAGGTGGCTTTTAAAACCATTGTGAAAAAGACTGTAGATAAGGTGTCGGGAGCTATGAAAGGCCACCGTATACCCAAATCTCAAGAGAAGATAAATCAATACATTGAGTCATCACAGCGGAAGTTGACTAAACTTGTGATGGTAATGATCTTCTCATCACTTAGTGTTTTTACTTCATTGGAATGAAGTGTTTAGGTAACTGTTTATGTTGGTTTTATGTTTATACATCCCCATCTGAAGTGGTGCATACTGCACAGAAATAACTCTGGTCTGCATTTTGTTAATAACAAGTCTCTGTTCGGAGAAAATGACTAGAGTCTGCATACACAGTCTTCTGTTTTTCTGTCTTGATATGAGTGTatgcaaagaaagaaaaaaaatctctgTAACTTGGTTGAGAGGGCTAGTGCTGTGGTTTTGTTTGCATCTTAATCTTGAGTataaatatttgtgtttttaattaaaaagttgCTCATGTGTTGTCTAGACCcaaaattcttgtttttcaaCTTGTATTGCTTGTATGAAGACAGAATTTAGAGATTATTGAACTTCATagaactgtttttttttttttctatcttttttggTAAAAGAAGAATAAGAAGTTGGTTTAAACTTTGTAtaaccaaaaaattataaattactgGTCAGAATTGTAAAGTTGGTTTAAGCATATAACACGTCTTAGGGTTAAcatgcaaattaattttaatgacTTTTCATGTCCTTCATTTTTTGCAGGGTTATGTTGACAAGTATGTTAAGGTGTGAAGGTTGGAAGTGAACTATGCCAATGTTTCTTCAACATTCAATTGCCAGTTTACACCACTTTTGTAGGATATACCGGTGCTTACCTGGAGTTTGTATCAGATGATGATCTGTGACAATTGTTCATCAGCATTCCATTTCATGAAGATTTCTTGGTCAACCTCAAATGTGTATGTATATTGTGATATAGTTATTTTGTAGTATTTTGAAGAGGTTCGCCCATAAATATCGTGAAGTTGGAACTTTTTCCCCAAGTTCTctcttttgttgttttaatgagCTATTAACTTAAagaaattacattaaaaaaattggcgCAAGGAAAGTAAAATTTCCCAATCTTTTTTCTTGTAcaaaagttttttcttttgactttTCAAGTACTTGTACAACAGTTTTTCTTTTGACTTTTCAAGTACCATGGGTTCCAAAGCGTCTCATGCTTGAAAGAGATCTTCCTTGTGGCCTCATCAAATATTTTCCCTGAACTATGGAAATGAATAACTTTTCTTGCAGTGGTGCTGTTAATCCAAATTGTCTTCAATTGTGAAGGGTTATGATGAATtatatgatgatgattttgAATATACTGCAAAATTTCATAGGTCtgttttactttattttttttatatttttttttataagtttcttTGAGGCATTTGCTTGCTACTGATGAAGGGATTTGAATAACTTTCTCTGGTAGAAAATCAGGTTAGCACCTAAGGCTAATACTCTTTGGTACTTGTTGGAACAAGATCACTCTGTTCTTCACATTTTTATAGTttcttggagaagaagaaagagataAAGAAGGAATGAAAATTAGAAAGATGAAAGGATTTAGTCACAAAATGAATCAACCTTTATTCACTAATGATCTCAATAAGTTATACATTCACTAATGATGACTACATGCACCTTAATGGTCCTATACATTTCACAGAGTAGTTACaacttaaacaaaaaatttaaaactgaaACTAACACTAGACACTTAACTCGCAGTACAAGCTACCTTatacaacatgaattatatcACATACACTTAACGGTACTGCCATTGGTTTTCACTGTGTAGCACACACAGGAGTTTATAGTTTTCTacgtatttatttttattgatttctgTTGGGATCTGCCACCCTAAAATTGAACAAATTAGCAACATAGTTTGCACACACAAATatgttattttcaaatattattatttaataatacatATAAACAGAACCTTAGGTCTTgcacatttaaatatataatatgctTAAAGTGAAGTTGAGATAGAATTAGTCCAAGTGGTAAGGGTCTTAGTCTCCTTAAGTATGTGGTCAGGAGTTTGATTTTTGGCTTATGCATATGGAGAAAATCTggttgggaggggagaacccaCCTTGTGTGTCTTATAGGTTTCCCGatggagattagtcatcgctaatggcggtggaaacttcgtaccaatatcatggtaataAAAAAAGGGAAGTTGAGATAGTCCACTTTATAACAAAATACTAGATgtcctttttaaaaaaaaaatactagatgTGAAAgttgcaactttttttttcttccttaggTCCCTTAGGACTTCCATGTACTTTAGACAATTCTTAAATCTACAATGTTGTTAATGATTGATCAAGCAAATTTAGACAAGAgaatacaaatttttatttttttttaaaatcaaaggtATCCTCCGAgtgcaactgcagagactaatcccctcGAGGTAGCTGAGATTTATTTAAGGGGTTGACTTCTCCCAACAAATGCTTCTCCATACGCACTGGCCGaagatcgaacccagaaccaaatggttaaggacccaagtatctaccacttgtgccaTGTTGGTAGaatacaaattaatttatagttaattatttatatgtttggttcaaaaaagaTGAGGGGAGGAGAGgaattttaattacaaatatgtttggttcacgagGGGAGggataataaaattaaattactttttatcCTTGAAATCttacaaaaaaatcttataatattaaaattatccactatacaaataattaaatataaaaaactcaATAGACTCGAAAACTCCACAAATCAAATCatttgttaataataatttttttatcttgatgATTGATCTAacctaataaataatttataaaattaatcccTACacagaaatttaaaataattttgtaatataacaaaacaaagttaaaaaaaaaagtactattaACGTTAAAtagaatgaaagaaagaaaaagccaaaaaaatattgtatgaaaaaattgtttaatcAATGCAACAAGATTGTATGGAAATCTGTATTAAAAATTTTAAGGAAATATATAGAGGTGTATGTGTATGTGAATGTGTCATTTCGGTATCAggttggtgaattatggattcaaatggaattctgtgcgaagttttgaagttgtgactcgaaagtagattttgtgcagaattttgggggacataccttcactaaaacggtaattaatctttctttgtaactccaaatttagtgaggtttgattatgttgaaagataactcgattacggtcatttcggtatacgcttggtgaattattgatccaaattgagttgtgtgcgacgctttgaagttgtgactcaaAAGCAGAATTCTAGGGggacaaaatccaaaaaaatataaaacaagggggtaaaagtccgcgttttaaaacagggggtaaaattccgatttaatcaaaacagggaggtaaaactgcatttaagccaaagaAAAATATGTATAACAATGGATATTATTCAACGTAgcaaaaaaaagtaacaatacgtcaaaaaaataagtaacaaaaagctttgaaaataaataagtcagcaatataaaaaaaatggatttaagGATAActttggtattttaaaataaatatgagaaTAATTATGTCAatgtaattaaaattgtaataatGCATCTCTCTTCACCTCCCCTTCACTCCAAATCCCTCCAATTtagggggaagcaaaaattgagtttagaAGGGATTTTACTCACCTCCTCTTCCCTCCCCTCCTCAAAATTAAACCAAACACatttagttaataataataCCTCTCCTCCCCTCCATTTACCCCGAACCAAACATACCTTTAGAATTGACTTGGCATATGTTGGAACCCGGAAATGCAAGTATAtgaaataatgtatttattgactGAAAATGGAGCAAAAGCTCTTACGGTGGAAAATAGTCAAATGAGATAAAATCTAGAAGGAAATGAATTCCAATCTACCCTTGGAGCTAAGCTTCTCAAAGAAAGAGAGCACTCTTTCTTTACCTAACCATAATGGTTCCAACTAAAATCTTCCATATCTACTGCAATTGACTCAACTCCCTCCCTATTTATAATACTAAGGCAAAACAAACTTGCCAACTAAGCATCCTAACCCACTCTCTATTTATCATATAACCTCACCCTACTCTTTATTACATAACAACCCCTTTTTCCTAATCCCCTCACACCTGAGTCTCTATCATCATATTTGGATAGACTTATTTGAGGTTATCTATTGACATAAGCATTTGTGAGTTGTTTGGAAGAATTTATGGAAACAACACAATGTCCATAAGCTCTAcaggagaacttatgaaaattgcttatatgaaaacaattagACTTCATTTGatcttttattataaaaataacttacacataagcacttatatgataagcaaTTAGTTAAGTTGTTATTTAAAAACATGACGCTAGTCTTGAACAAGGTGTATCCACCTTTCATATAAGAGAATGTACAACATACTTGCATGCTTTTTTTAGATCGACAATGCTCATTTAGGACCCgattggttcgaggtagatggagggaggggaggtgaggggggtaatcttaacaaaaaatatttatttttattaaaactttttctttaaaaaaatacattttttattcttgaaaaaaaataaaaaacaaaaacaaaaaatctcaattattagagaaatttgtttggttaaaaaaaacattttaaattgacaaaatgaatattttaaattcatagaacattttaaattgtgagagaatattttaaaaaagtttgtatttaaattttgtttcatttttttaagaataaaaaacgtttttttatttaaaaaaaaagatttaataaacaaaaatctttttttgtcaagattaccctATCCCCTTTATCTACCTTGAACCAATCCGGCCCTTAAGGGAAATTACACTTTAAAGAAGTGTTTTTATTATTCAATCTTATTATCAGGTTATTATCATTATCCGTCTTtctatctttttctttcttatccAACCCGAGCCGTCAAACGGATCTATGATTCCTTAATAAGTAGTATATATGTTTTGTAATGATGGAACATGAACAAGCTGAGATGAGAATATTTAAGAGAAAAAACTAACCAGAAATCCATTAAAATAGGATAAGTGATTCCTTCAGAATCccttttggtttttttaaagatgccacatcatcacaatgcttgcttattagcaactcaaccttccttttactagtaaaagatatcCAAAAACACATGTAGTTTGGATGTGAAACTTGTCTTTTCTTGACCATAAAGTGGGAACAATCTTTGAGCACAAAGGAAGGGAATGACCATCCAAATCCTCCGCATCACTTTCTGACACATCGCTACCATTATCATGCTGCACAAAAGATCACAGCATATTCAAAATCTCCAATTAGATGCACCTACGTACGTTTTTATTAATAAAGCAAATATTTTTTACATCAGAAAATATGTTAGATAAAAATTAGGAGTAACTAAACAACCAAATGACAAACTAAAtccctatatatatagaaagtAGAGAAACAGAGAATATGAAAAGCACATCGATCGAACTCAGTCTCCAAACTGCCGTCAACTAGTAGTGATAACATTTGAGAGAGGCCTGTTTCTACAATCTTTGGTGAATCAattcacaaatttttataaaaatttaaaaaataaagatcgtagataacactttagtccttttttgtaacagttttgTCACTTTAATTCCTTTATTTAACATttgattctttatttttttttgtaacacttattttttatattatagtgGAAGgacaaaataaagattttagtattttttgaattttttgtaacagttttgtaacactaaagtgttacaaataaaaaaaataaaggactaaagtgttacaaataaatgataaaggatcaaagtgttacaaaaaaagataaaggaccaaagtgttacaaaaaaaataagattaagaacctgtagtgtaattttgctttTTTATATTAATGAATGGACGGAGtagtattaaatattaattagtgTTAACTGTTACTTACGTGTCTCAGTAGAACATTCGTTTCGTCTTTCACCTTCTTCGGTAACAACCCAAGAAAAGTACAAAACCCTCGcgcactctctctctctctctctctctctctctctctccattttcGAGTACAAAAAGAATCACATCCcaatatctctctctctctctctcaccaCTCTTCGCTTCTCAACTCAACTCAGGTAACTACCTTCTTTCTCTTTCAATCTCAACTCTATTTCTCCTTCATTTCAACGCATTCCGaattttctcattttcaatTCTACTTCTGTTTTTCCAATCTGTTACTGTAAACTGCATTTACTTACTTTCAATTGTTTAGAAAACTCAAGATCTGAAAATTCAATTAGGATATCAACTTTGTTTTTGAATCTGATGCTTAATTTCTACATTGCTGTGTTTCGGTTTTGCATTTTCAACATTATTAGTATTAAACTATTTGACTTACAAATTCGAAATTGATAATTCTAGTGATAATAGCATTtccttttgtttgtgtttttcatGGATTTATAATTTTGTAATATAATAGTGGAAGAATAGAAATTGAATGGTGGAACAATGCATTGTTATGGTCAATGATTTGGAAAAATCAAACCAGGTTTCTCTAGTGATATATGTTGCTTTCAGTTTCAATTTCAATGAAGCACATACACTCCTCGGAATTGATGTGTCGCAGTGTCACACGTCAATTTCTGACACTACGTTGAATTATgccatttttttcaaattattattggtgtcgacgagtctgtgtcgtgtccggtgtatGTATCTGTGTTAGTGCTTCATATATTTCTTTTCCGTAGATGTTTGGATTTTTCAAATTCTGATTTATGCTTAAAATGTTTAGTATATTTCTGTTTTGGAACGGCTAGTGAATTTTAGAGCATTATTTGGTGGCTTGATACAGTAGTGAGGGCTCAGTGTACTTCTAAACTTTGTTGGGCCATTTTAGtatttatgttttgtttctaaCTCACTATTCTTTCAGGCTTTTTAATGGAAGGGGCAGAGAGAGGATATAGTAATTGATAGAAGTATTGAATTTGGAGTAATCAACATAGCAATAAACTGGTTGTGAAAGGCGTTGGGTGATCTTACTGACGCTATTGAGATTAATTTGGAGTTTCACTGTTTTTAATAGTTCAGGAGGTTTGTTGTCATCTGAAGATCCGTGATGGATTTGGATACTGATATGCATGATTCCCCAGCTTTGCCTAATTTGTCGGATTCCCAAAACAATGTAGCTGTTAAattgatgaagaaaaataataagagaaaaataaagaagactGAATGTAATGCTGTCAAAAGTGATGTCAATGCTTGTGCCACTCCAAAGAatactttttcatcaaaaacttCTACATCGGCATTGGATATTTGTTTGggggaaaatgaaaaaaaggaaCAGAATATCATCAGTGAGGCTGCTGAGAAGGGCAATGGAGAGAGTGGTATTCAAGACAAAGGGTGCAGCTTCAATTCAGTCGTAGCTGATGCAAAGTTATTTGCAAAAGAGTCTGTGTCAGAAGTTGTCAAAATGAACATAGAGCAGACTATAACTGCAAACAGTTCCATCCCTGAGGAAACGAGTGATTCTGTGAAGAATGGAAGTCTGGTAAAGAATCAGCATAAAGACCTTGAAGTTCATGATTTGTCTGATAAATCTCGGTTCAGTAAAACCTATTCAAGGAAAAGATCAAAGAATGACACTTGTGTGGGAAACTTGGATTGCCCAAGTCCTGTAAATTGTAACAAGGAACCAACTATCCAGGATCATCACAATGATAATTCGCATGAAGTTTCTGATGGACCATTGACAGATGGTTTAATTGAAATAGAAACGGTGCATTCCATTGATCAGAACAAAGTTAAAGCTGAGGAAATTGAGTTGATAGCAGAGAACAATTCTGAGCAAAAAAATACGACTACATCTTCTGTTGTTGACATTCTGGTGACACAAATTGAAGAAACAAATGCTAGACAGGTAGATAATGCTGAGGTTACAAGAAATGATACGTGTTGTCCAGGTGATGTTTCTGAGCAAAAATCTACGACTACATCTTCTGTTGTAGACATTCCGGTGACACAGCTTGAAGAAGCAAATGCTAGACGGGTAGATCATGCCGAGGTTACAAGAAATGATACGTGTTGTCCAGGTGGTGTTTCTGAGCAAAAAACTACAACTACATCTTCTGTTGTAGACATTCCGGTGACACAACTTGAAGAAACAAATGCTAGACAGGTAGATCATGCTGAGGTTACAAGAAATGATACGTGCTGTCCAGGTGATGTTTCTGGTTTAAGCTCAGTCGCTGTAAACGTTGGTAATTCAAAGATATCACAATGCTCAGTGGAGAGAACTATTATCAGCAACTCAAAGAACAAGCTTCTCATCCTTGATGTGAATGGGCTACTTGCTGATTGTGTCAGTGATGTTCCTAATGGATATTATCAACCAGAACCACATTTTTGGGTTCGAAGGAGAAAAGGTAACATGGTCAAATACCAAGTTTCCTCATATCAGAGTTCATATCTGATCTTTGTTGAATTTGACAAGATTTTACTTGTGCCTTTTGCAGTGTATAAGAGGCCCTTTTGTGATAGTTTTCTACAGTTTTGCTTTGACAAATTTCATGTGGGCGTTTGGTCATCTAGAGCCAAGTATTTGCTCATCTGTGACTGGTTTTATCGTATTTGTGTTTATTAGTTTGACTTGGGTTTACGAAGCAATCATGGgctggctttttttttttttttttttttttgcattttggAATTTAGGTTTTATACATTTATTCTTACGCTTTGATGTTTGTGTATACTGGCAGGTGTAATGTTGATGAAGTAATCAAATGTCTAATGGGGAAATCTGCATCCAGACTGCTCTTTTGTTGGGTAATCTATTCTAATTCTTTAGTTTTTACCATCATTTTAGGGGATTTTGGTTAGGTAAGTAAGTTTgctgtaaataatttttatatctcAAGGTAATATTGGGATATACGATAAATATTTTACTAGTTGTACTTCATTAACAATTTTACTCTGAATTGCCAGATGGTTGGTGCTTATTACGATTATTTTAAATGTTCATTATTGTATTTTGAATAATAAGAATTCTTGCTGATCAACAAAATAATGCAGTATTCCGTTGCCTATTTAATTTTAGCATACAATACATATGTGGGAAATAATTATTGCACGACGAGTGATGGACTTATATTAGAGGGATCAAAAAGACATTTCCATTGTTTTCATTGATTTGGAGAATGTATGGTAGTGTGCCAAGTGAGTTTTGAAAAGAAAGGGGTTTGGATTTCTTACATTAGATCCACAAGGATATGTAAGGGGGACACACAAGATTTTCTGA
It contains:
- the LOC123905505 gene encoding uncharacterized protein LOC123905505 isoform X1; translation: MDLDTDMHDSPALPNLSDSQNNVAVKLMKKNNKRKIKKTECNAVKSDVNACATPKNTFSSKTSTSALDICLGENEKKEQNIISEAAEKGNGESGIQDKGCSFNSVVADAKLFAKESVSEVVKMNIEQTITANSSIPEETSDSVKNGSLVKNQHKDLEVHDLSDKSRFSKTYSRKRSKNDTCVGNLDCPSPVNCNKEPTIQDHHNDNSHEVSDGPLTDGLIEIETVHSIDQNKVKAEEIELIAENNSEQKNTTTSSVVDILVTQIEETNARQVDNAEVTRNDTCCPGDVSEQKSTTTSSVVDIPVTQLEEANARRVDHAEVTRNDTCCPGGVSEQKTTTTSSVVDIPVTQLEETNARQVDHAEVTRNDTCCPGDVSGLSSVAVNVGNSKISQCSVERTIISNSKNKLLILDVNGLLADCVSDVPNGYYQPEPHFWVRRRKVYKRPFCDSFLQFCFDKFHVGVWSSRAKCNVDEVIKCLMGKSASRLLFCWNQSHCTTTKFSTVENKDKPLVLKELRKLWDKLEPGLPWEKGEFHESNTLLLDDSPYKALVNPKYTAIFPYSYRYYHTRDSALGPKGDLRGYLERLAMAHNVQEFVKSNPFGQRCIREANPSWGYYLKVIESVKCRENDRPSASDKEQTA
- the LOC123905504 gene encoding uncharacterized protein LOC123905504 translates to MHNQVNCGPNSGQGSAPLPPAALPPPPPVPPSYQQALPPPPPPPHFQHFVPPVPPPPAPSAASHVYLHGTPAPPNTRPSYSIPSQMASQTFPTLGQNSQHSSNLGVQSHIIPPSVPTHIGHSHQDTSWAPGLPSRVLPPPPSSSQGQILHNQHLHAPSPPPFRAPSPDGVYFHSTVGNYQHQVPSVVPPPPLPSLPTSRPPVLPSPPLPTSVTTSTSSQAAFTDVPDSTKNPSFESKDVDSVDEFVASCPSDIAPVHNSDSDANQDGGNCGEVAPVSLRNETPRSVMSLPPPPPQPAEENTVGTDSDMEMEDDITLSDKDQRSTYAIEVITQQHDRVDEVLSMNEKIQLQQNSTENEPAKTVLSSDASCFGSTGVSKQNEGPGPSSGVEPMKSARSVTKIHSPTNDSKEVAESLLGTGSGSLAVPLDKEFIRYGTSDHSEAANLNRDSEQLMRIGSPIRLLQDYASDETSDNEDEGRTEAANNVFRVSAGAVPRVPDARKDCESSLETDIGFKNPSFSQKEIGLFSKSSQDNSEISPCLVQESDKTCKRSVSHTTGDGCVEPTLENHVYVNFASSVEAFQGKDGFGDTGFDIDSKSGTAEQEHEKETSKFEPTGLKVDEFGRNIREGATDSDSDESRSHRTKRMKKRDRSRSRSWSRSPLDRRSRRRSPRRRKDKRSRSRSWSPRRRRSRSRSPILRRSGDIHSENVRRDKDKAQCFDFSRRKCYRGALCRFSHHEPDKNATSRRSRNKHDLEPYSREKSSRINEGVKSISSSKVSDYEHDGVRIQDIDRHQNITGQEVVPKMEDSEGRAVVSTTFDQSVNCNPSSEGVIEVSPKVQETLVVREKPKTSIHNNDSSQNAVNSHQQHLVDDFQLEALSSADAAKESIPSEVSSFVQQLQSNVSVDVREHSGATSKDIIPSEDGSSVEKLQSNVSAEVPDHSGYPSQLLNAACVNDLSSDKRSMISANEVSDSEPLPCMLPDTQLQSVTSSVGPSDHPSLHSQASKELPPQSVSSVEFPLHTHPLPAFVGSHSQGENAVHMPQIPRQYGVMQQNAFFPFQSTARENFEPYPAPLQTSNSHFSGPPHSSWTSLPPPPPPPSHAMYNTSSNMGVAKSFISSEFNQNQLHSRTDYVSQTSMIPGLPTHSQSSKFEDQVYPPMQDHSRTFMRTESFSPKQLHQGNPAYQSLSSSTSFGGLHHQPKHFSWESDVNRPQPPLGSRLPPEGHFSTSSLTLPLSQQQQQSVHKLQYTSSDVNLAGPGGTATVSRYPPDVPDSNHSTSLPTFGASRASAHYNPYASTFEQPLSSKLSSSFLQQENDIVYGNNYGPSRYSEGDVVGSRETASPKPARAVGQILPGPGEQYDPLFDSIEPSSSLKKFDFEQEQEVAGESNISLRPKSSHMSLDAKEKKHGKVGAVASTSSLNNDEYGETADAEVGAVENESLSNDMDDANMSPGKDEINQIKSPGKRKKSKDSRSMKLFKVSIANFVKEVLKPSWRQGNMSKVAFKTIVKKTVDKVSGAMKGHRIPKSQEKINQYIESSQRKLTKLVMGYVDKYVKV
- the LOC123905505 gene encoding uncharacterized protein LOC123905505 isoform X2, translated to MDLDTDMHDSPALPNLSDSQNNVAVKLMKKNNKRKIKKTECNAVKSDVNACATPKNTFSSKTSTSALDICLGENEKKEQNIISEAAEKGNGESGIQDKGCSFNSVVADAKLFAKESVSEVVKMNIEQTITANSSIPEETSDSVKNGSLVKNQHKDLEVHDLSDKSRFSKTYSRKRSKNDTCVGNLDCPSPVNCNKEPTIQDHHNDNSHEVSDGPLTDGLIEIETVHSIDQNKVKAEEIELIAENNSEQKNTTTSSVVDILVTQIEETNARQVDNAEVTRNDTCCPGDVSEQKSTTTSSVVDIPVTQLEEANARRVDHAEVTRNDTCCPGGVSEQKTTTTSSVVDIPVTQLEETNARQVDHAEVTRNDTCCPGDVSGLSSVAVNVGNSKISQCSVERTIISNSKNKLLILDVNGLLADCVSDVPNGYYQPEPHFWVRRRKVYKRPFCDSFLQFCFDKFHVGVWSSRAKCNVDEVIKCLMGKSASRLLFCWNQSHCTTTKFSTVENKDKPLVLKELRKLWDKLEPGLPWEKGEFHESNTLLLDDSPYKALVNPYTAIFPYSYRYYHTRDSALGPKGDLRGYLERLAMAHNVQEFVKSNPFGQRCIREANPSWGYYLKVIESVKCRENDRPSASDKEQTA